One segment of Pyricularia oryzae 70-15 chromosome 3, whole genome shotgun sequence DNA contains the following:
- a CDS encoding UDP-galactose transporter, whose translation MVLLEATAPAIKGPALFGMPMKQVSLITLTFQNSALILILHYSRIMPPDGDHRYFTSTAVFLNEIIKLAISLTFALLEHSRSLAPQTPATVLFEQLYNSVFSGDGWKLIIPAALYTLQNTLVYVAVGNLDPIHFQILYQLKILTTAFFTVVMLGRSLSAKKWVSLVILTIGVSIVSLPSSSSEDSRLIIHDFSDHFFPRSVHELGQIANGAAEVARELTKRALDDFNEDGVIGTIVKRSATYQGIKEDLDTTPIMNYSIGLGAVLVAAAVSGLTGVYFEKVLKDSATPVSVWTRNVQLSFYSLFPALLLVVVKDGADIIKHGPLDGYNWVVWTAVVLQAVGGVLASLCINYADNIAKNFATSISIVISFLFSVWFFNVNVNLAFLLGTFFVILATYLYSGPDRKRSRPPPISIVSFEKTTIDMTPQPTSIDEKRLDPLDAVKAMGLSTSRPASPLRHHNRVPSARGKNRDE comes from the exons ATGGTCTTACTGGAGGCGACAGCGCCCGCAATCAAGGGCCCAGCCCTTTTCGGGATGCCGATGAAGCAGGTGTCGCTAATCACG CTCACATTTCAAAACTCGGCCTTGATCCTC ATACTGCACTACTCGCGAATCATGCCACCAGACGGTGACCATCGCTACTTCACCTCGACCGCAGTCTTTCTCAATGAGATTATAAAACTTGCCATAAGCCTGACCTTTGCTCTCCTCGAGCACTCGCGCAGCTTGGCACCTCAGACCCCAGCTACAGTGCTGTTCGAACAGTTGTACAACTCGGTGTTTTCGGGGGATGGGTGGAAGCTCATTATCCCAGCGGCGCTGTACACGCTGCAAAACACTCTGGTCTACGTGGCTGTGGGAAACTTGGACCCGATACATTTCCAAATTCTGTACCAGCTAAAG ATTCTTACGACCGCCTTCTTCACGGTTGTTATGCTGGGCCGATCTTTGTCTGCAAAGAAGTGGGtctcgttggttatattgaCCATCGGCGTCTCGATCGTGTCTCTGCCGTCGTCGAGCTCCGAGGACTCGAGACTCATAATCCATGACTTTAGCGACCACTTTTTCCCTCGCTCAGTCCACGAGCTTGGCCAGATCGCCAACGGCGCGGCCGAGGTCGCGAGAGAGCTCACCAAGCGCGCCTTGGACGATTTCAACGAGGATGGTGTCATTGGTACCATTGTGAAGCGATCGGCCACGTACCAGGGAATTAAGGAGGACCTGGACACGACGCCCATCATGAACTACTCAATTGGGCTCGGCGCAGTGCTGGTCGCCGCGGCCGTGTCCGGCTTGACTGGCGTTTACTTTGAGAAGGTTCTGAAGGATTCGGCCACGCCCGTCTCGGTGTGGACTCGCAACGTGCAGCTGTCCTTCTATTCGCTTTTCCCGGCTCTGCTGCTGGTCGTTGTCAAGGATGGCGCTGACATTATCAAGCACGGCCCTCTCGACGGCTATAACTGGGTCGTGTGGACGGCCGTTGTCCTGCAGGCTGTCGGAGGCGTGCTGGCTAGTCTGTGCATCAACTATGCCGACAACATTGCTAAGAATTTTGCGACTAGTATTAGCATCGTGATCAGCTTCCTTTTCAGCGTCTGGTTCTTCAACGTCAATGTCAATCTGGCG TTCTTGCTAGGGACTTTCTTCGTCATCCTGGCGACGTACCTCTACAGCGGCCCCGACCGCAAGCGTAGCCGCCCGCCACCTATCAGCATCGTCAGCTTTGAGAAGACGACTATTGATATGACGCCTCAGCCGACTTCGATCGACGAAAAGCGTCTGGACCCGCTAGATGCTGTCAAGGCCATGGGCCTGTCGACATCGCGTCCTGCTTCGCCCTTGCGGCACCATAACAGGGTTCCCTCTGCCCGAGGCAAGAACCGCGACGAATGA